Part of the Anopheles coluzzii chromosome 3, AcolN3, whole genome shotgun sequence genome is shown below.
ttacgagcggattctactccggaaaaacagaccagcaacaacccatattgcgatacagtttgtgatgaaaaggggttcattggtgactcaagacatgtaggaatacatacactagtggtacaaacgtaataatttccaattatctaagaaaaacggttattttaaccaggtggccgtcttgccatacgagtggcagtcttgccccatagcccaaaaaacaacgtctttttggaccctttttaaaacgcttcaaaaactgttttgtttgcatttttttcatttttcaattttttgcttcttctttttatggctcaacaaccgttgtcggtcaaggcctgcgtgaaccacttgtgggcttggctttcagtgacttttggattaccccccatagcaggattgtcagtcctacgtatggcgacaCGGTctaacccatgacgggcatgttgttaagtcgcacgagttgacgactgtatcacgagaCCGGCTTCCGCTACATGCCCACTTATAATTGGCGTTCCATTTCGACGCGGAACTCAGCGCCGATGTTTTGGTGAACCGTGAGAACAGAGCGATATGACACCTTGCATAAGTACGGCGCTTATCACCCCAGCATGTACACGGTACTTTTGTTACAGATAGTCGGGCCTCTACTACTATAAGTTTAATACCAACAGAAGTACAGTATCTGTTTTTGTAAACATCAATACAGTAATCACACTGTAACATTCTTTCAAGTAGTAACTgtatattttgcttttattttttgctgtgattAAAGAGAAGCATTAAAGATTTTATTCTTATCGAACGAAGGTCTTGAAGAAGATTATGCATGAAGCATGATTTGCGAGCGGGAAACCCCCAATATCAACAACACAGCTCCACCGATAGGGATGCATACCGTCCGTGTTTCAGTTCATTGGTAGACTGCATCCGAAGCAGGCGCAAAATCGCAAAACCTCCAAACCAACCATGTGGCAGCTCATAAGGTCGCGAATATTAACGGTGATAATCTGCATTGGTGCTGCTCATGGGTAAGAACAAACGTCATGAAAGTGCTGTGCGAATTCATGCagtttgaaatgattttgaaACTACGTGTTGTTTAAGGCTTCTTTTCGTGGGTCCAAAATTCATCCGGGACAACCAGAACTACACACTGACGATCAGCAACTTTTATTCAAATCCAAGCAAGATGGACTTGATGGTGAAGTTGGAAGGCCAAACAGATAATGGTTTAAGCGTTTTGAACGTTACCAAGATGATCGATGTGCGAAGTAATTCTATCCGGATGATCAGTTTCAGCGTAAGAAGAGTACGTTAAAGCTACAAGGCTTACAACTAATTTGCGCTTTTGCAGATGCCAGATAATCTGTCAACTGGTGACTACAAAATAACCATCGATGGACAACAAGGTTTTAACTTTCATATGGAGACAGACCTGTTTTATCTAAAAAAATTGGTAGCAGGGCTAATACAGATCGATAAGCCCGTATTTAAACCTGGCGATACGGTGAACTTCCGTGTGATCGTGCTGGACACGGAGCTAAAGCCGCCGGCGAAGGTTAAGACGGTTCATGTAACTATCCGAGATCCTCAGCGCAATGTGATTCGCAAATGGTCCACGGCAAAGCTCTATACCGGTGTGTTCGAGGGCGATCTGCAGATAGCGCCTACTCCAATGTTCGGTGTCTGGAATATCTTGGTGCAGGTGGAGGGAGAAGAGCTTGTGTCGAAGACGTTTGAGGTGAAGGAGTATGTGTTGTCAACGTTCGACGTGCAGGTTATGCCATCAGTGATTCCACTGGAAGAGCATCAAGCTCTAAATCTTACAATCGAAGCGTACTATCACTTTGGTAAGCCAGTGCAAGGAGTGGCTAAGGTGGAGCTATACCTAGACGACGATAAGCTAGATCAACAGAAAGAGATTACCGTTTACGGAATTAGTCAGGTAGAGTTGCGCTTTGCTGACTATTTCGATATGTACGAAGATCAGCAGGATGTGCGAGTGAAGGTGACGTTCATCGAGCACTACACAAGTAAGAATCATGTTCGAAATACCGTTGGAAACAGTTACTGAATGGAAAATTTCTCTTCACAGATCGTACGGTGGTCAAACAGTCGCAAATAACGGTTTACAAGTATCAATACCGAGTGAAGTTGATCAAAGAGAGTCCTCAGTTTCATTCGGGACTCCCGTTCAAGTGTGCACTTCAGTTTACACACCATGATGGAACGCTGGCTAAAGGCATTTCCGGTAAGGTGAAGGTATCCGAAGTAGGATTCGAAACGACAGCAACGAGTGATAACGATGGATTGATTAAGCTCGAGCTGCAACCACGGGAGGGTACTGAACATCTCGGTATTAACGTATGTATCTCGAATGATTCTTTAATGGTTGACAAAGCATCTTGAAGGGTCAGTTCTTTTGCAGTTTGACGCTGTTGATGCATTCCTTTTTTACGAAGATGTGAATAAGGTAGAAacggatgctttcattaaacTGGAGTTGAAATCACCGTGAGTTATAGCTTGCTACAAATCGAAATTGTTAGTTTAATGTATAACATAACCTGACTCATTCTAGCATCAAACTGAACAAATTGATGCACTTCACGGTGACGTGCACGGAGCGCATGAGTTTCTTCGTGTACTATGTTGTGTCAAAGGGCAACATCATCGATGCAGGATTCATGCTTGCAAACAAGGAGACGACGTACCAGCTGCAACTTAACGCTACGGAAAATATGATTCCGAAGGCGAAAATTCTTATCATTACCGTCGCAGGCCGCACTGTGATGTACGACTACATAAACCTCGATTACCAAGAGCTTCGCAATAATGTAAGCGATTGTATGTCATGTTGTTTAACGTAACACTTATTCATGTTGTGTGGAAACAGTTTGATTTAAGCGTTGACGAGCAAGAGATCAAGCCGGGACGACAAATCGAGCTGAGCATGTCTGGACGGCCAGGAGCGTACGTTGGGCTGGCCGCCTATGACAAAGCCTTGCTTTTGTTCAACAAGAACCACGACCTGTTCTGGGAAGACTTCTTGAAGGTGTTTGACGGGTTCCATTCATATGATACAAATGAATTCGACCTGTTTCACGTAAGTATAAAGAGTCCAACATATATATCTAGTGAGGATTTAAAAGGACATAATGGATGATTCGTTTTTAAAGACCATGGGACTGTTTGCCAGGACACTGGACGACTTCTTTGTTCAAAATTACAATCATAAATCAGAGCGCAATGGACAGCACATGGATCAAACGGTGGTCAGGAAACAGTTTGTGGAGTCATGGCTTTGGAAGAATGTGACCATTGGAAGCTCTGGTAGTCTCAAGTTGACTGAGGTTGTACCGGATACTACGACTTCCTGGTATCTGACGGGCTTCTCGATTGATCCCGTCGTCGGGTTGGG
Proteins encoded:
- the LOC120956231 gene encoding CD109 antigen-like — its product is MWQLIRSRILTVIICIGAAHGLLFVGPKFIRDNQNYTLTISNFYSNPSKMDLMVKLEGQTDNGLSVLNVTKMIDVRSNSIRMISFSMPDNLSTGDYKITIDGQQGFNFHMETDLFYLKKLVAGLIQIDKPVFKPGDTVNFRVIVLDTELKPPAKVKTVHVTIRDPQRNVIRKWSTAKLYTGVFEGDLQIAPTPMFGVWNILVQVEGEELVSKTFEVKEYVLSTFDVQVMPSVIPLEEHQALNLTIEAYYHFGKPVQGVAKVELYLDDDKLDQQKEITVYGISQVELRFADYFDMYEDQQDVRVKVTFIEHYTNRTVVKQSQITVYKYQYRVKLIKESPQFHSGLPFKCALQFTHHDGTLAKGISGKVKVSEVGFETTATSDNDGLIKLELQPREGTEHLGINFDAVDAFLFYEDVNKVETDAFIKLELKSPIKLNKLMHFTVTCTERMSFFVYYVVSKGNIIDAGFMLANKETTYQLQLNATENMIPKAKILIITVAGRTVMYDYINLDYQELRNNFDLSVDEQEIKPGRQIELSMSGRPGAYVGLAAYDKALLLFNKNHDLFWEDFLKVFDGFHSYDTNEFDLFHTMGLFARTLDDFFVQNYNHKSERNGQHMDQTVVRKQFVESWLWKNVTIGSSGSLKLTEVVPDTTTSWYLTGFSIDPVVGLGIIKKPIEFTTVQPFVIMESLPYSIKRGEAIEIQFILISNLQGEHTVDVTLYNENNEMEFIGRSIANASYTKSVSVLPKVGKPISFLVKAKKLGEMMVRVKASIANGLATDALEKVIRVTPESLEQSRVESFGIFFDEYQNQTFSVFPNIPKNADNGSVEIELRVNPNLLITVKENLNDIRTDWSECSKGIRFTLNFAVHKYLVAIGSSDQISSDDNATLSKHYMRLEKCFNSNGSWRNKVFDTAFLVNALHNAMKYVSWKDKRKLEKAFDWLASQQHHSGSFKETESDLHYKRSDVALTSYVLAVMLENESATVQYAVVIEKGMSFLSDQLDLITSANDLAIVTYAMMLYGHRLRDAAFEKLIYMSTITNNGAERYWNPSNSVEATSFALLSHVVANKLLEALPIMRWLVNHRSELNSVSGEQNTYLRFKALSSIAKKIALSRNDYDVRIKYRLSRKLFRFTSYDSDTQHMLITQNVRKLEIHVGGIGAGLLQVFYRYNLNLMNFEHRFKLDLQKQITNFDQELKLNVCANYIPTVSESRSNMALVEVTLPSGYVVDHNPISEQTTVNPIQRIEIRYGGTSVVVYYNSMGSERNCFTVSAYRRFKVALKRPAYVVVYDYYDTNLNAIKVYEVDKQNVCEICEEEDCRAECKI